A part of Rhipicephalus microplus isolate Deutch F79 chromosome 8, USDA_Rmic, whole genome shotgun sequence genomic DNA contains:
- the LOC119164094 gene encoding uncharacterized protein LOC119164094 has translation MAPSLRRSAKVPRQAAQLASAKMELPSLAHSSPRKRSHPVSSRDPSRQSVASHPSSPQHQRKMPRLAGGGRAQSLLKVTGDSHFKDTGDSVCDVIHNSMKKVKFQISPSKRSLVEPAPESNSGNQDEVGEATEKARLQQSPRKASRKPKSHLKDTRDSVCDLAQSTTKKAKLQTSPPERASRKSAPKSNAASRDEVGVMASEKVNLRQSRRKTLQKPGSHLNDAGDNVRDQACSSTNKAKLQILPPDRVSGKPVRESNATKRDEVGDVASEEAKSQQSSGKVSQKLNSHHRDTGDNLRDSARSSTKKATLKTSPPNNLLGQGALKPNTHSCDEVCNTTNEKAKLQESLGKVSQKPLLRSSSESPVKVENPAQKSKPQLCKTNRVLRRRVTKVGIQSSGDDDAACHRKSNLQNSPGKASRKSVLNSTPEKSNVDDATCSKKAKLRQSRSKVLREPVLNLEAEDSNVPDDTACNLKETIYRSHDKLLQDPKLKSDQKESSDSNNPPHSKKARLLRSAHRVPPKLMLKSDTEDSTDVDDPDYKEKAKLLNLSSGILRERLLESDTDDSNDPTWEENTKWPRSSTGMPQKTTLRSNAESGQNALSRQPKKKKGRGPGRPKKKVWRGSVSVIHKPCEEERNTQAVKGCKETPKTVMTSSNSTQQAERQVEEPYRETRIFAPQFRRPVCKRLREKCSVTGCPHADEAQSPTGLWLFALPDKTNEAELYSEWLRHVPIDDSINRPLSPRVCFKHFDSKKHFVSMKHRILGLRLDAVPINVLQPLKSTNGSPANAFRRSPKQCTSGANLEQASTSTTGVRQKPWSMTASRKKRKSQSATCATVMQEPQSLTSAGVAEEPQSTTAAAAQELQPPTTPVVGQESKCETSADVGVECHSVTPSGAAHKLQSMTASALIAMVQEQRSMTPVDDSSVSQPVKTNEEATKLQSTTTTTIIQQQHSMTSAAVTAEAQCLMAGGVAQESQPVATSIMGQELQSLSSADATSKSKPVGTEEAQNLHSTISATIARKSQSVTLADVGAETQPMMTAGVGQGSQCTCAASVVQALQSTTFDCDVNLQSQPVAIDKLVQKSWTAITASGAEESHCTTSANVTAETESKIAEVTQELQPTGTAIMVQESLCMAFENVSSEPPAVETDGETQKLETAINSALVQELHSVASADIAAQTLSMMSAGVARKSQSTAASGAAVDCDQHSKGSCESQSTATFADQGVESRSTEAAGTANGSQCTTGAAMSQEPESMDLVNTPVETESTPATGAAKADLSTVSTTTELLSTTTSSVMEALQSALPDIAAEVRKSQSTFAALTGLQSATATSIKQKPQSVTIPDAIVESQFVTAAGTAQESQRTTSDAIIQEHDFMALGKVAAETESIMAAVAAQAVPSTAFATTELHSTTTSSTMEAIQSALPDVSTQVLVMTTASEVQKSPSTFAALAELQSATATSIKQKPQSVTISDAIVESQFVTAAGTAQESQRTTTDAMIKVPDFMALAKVAAEAESITAAVAAQAVPSTASATTELHSTTTSSTMEAIQPALPDVAAEVLVVTTASEVQQSPSAFAAVTGLQSATATSIKQKPQSVTIPDAIVESQFVTAAGTAQESQRTASDAMIQEPNFMALAKVAAETESVTAAVAAQAVPSTASATTELHSTTTSFTMEVIQSALPYVAAEVQVVTTALEGQKSQSTCAAVSGLASATATSIKQKPQSVTIPEAIVESQFVTAAGIAQESQRTTSDAMIKEPDFMALAKVAAEAESITAAVAAQAVPSTASATTELHSTTTSSTMEAIQPALPDVAAEVLVVTTASEVQQSPSAFAAVTGLASATATSIKQKPQSVTIPDAIVESQFVTAAGIAQESQRTTSDAIIKEPDFMALAKVAAEAESITAAVAAQAVPSTASATTELHSTTTTSTMEAIQSALPYVAAEVQVVTTALEGQKSQSTCSAVSGLASATATSIKQGPQSVTVADVTVKSQSVTAAVTTQEARCITSDAMIQTPQSMALGKVAVKTKSITAAVAAQAVPHTASATIESSPTTTATVRKSPQSTLPDAADVQIMTTHPEVEESRFTATAATGLQSVMATSMKRKPQSGTVVDGDMDSVRASGAARESQSAMMKEPQLQALSDVLASTLTITAAPKACKTESSTAAAMVQEPGSVTLRDIIIEPKMVIAPRVAQESHYMTISGVDLKTATTVVKKQKLQPTTFADLGAEFQSRNAAQAAKKPQSAAVTAMKPDLTTVSTQQKLKVLVAVPEPQSAPAIHVGCKSQSRTVAPAVKKIIGGQKSQSTTTVGIIDELESVAVLGSEHKFQTTVGIGRGKECEALCVVDTVETLPTATAVFAESELQGPNSISLTTMLAADSKSKSKAKFRFHFPDSCEKLEAEEQNVGHVPTSLASARTESLEKSTDRDPADITELIHLTDDRNPGPDMPSESPTEKSMQATSVSDKLVEQAEEIACYLATHSPVDFMDESTVSVCESPLCSSDCDDENIGKHVMSIPNEPLIPLTQNVSMANAEISDTVPNKLLEFDLRTQQQALKKAVASSRATQKFSANRPTDTNERMVQRGTNADIERDHPAPPRLVGSRASSASTGALHAALEKPPASDVRTEAPLPREIVVPSAAALSRSLSNLANSRNRAIEGNQRGSVCAKGMQRFSLQSCSSAQEGDRHVSSRAVSAPVRNTAIDENGRAAASVEPSASCSEPARRHRLDLPGRSSAVGAEKVQSMKAPSAGHLFHPSQGRYVLKQEVLQGGDELGMSAVFCTVLWVPTGSGAKT, from the exons ATGGCTCCTTCACTGCGCAGGTCAG CGAAAGTTCCGAGACAAGCAGCACAGCTTGCAAGTGCCAAAATGGAGCTACCAAGCCTCGCACACAGTTCCCCCAGGAAGCGCTCCCATCCTGTGAGCAGCAGAGACCCTTCCAGGCAGAGTGTTGCATCTCATCCTTCAAGCCCACAACATCAACGAAAGATGCCTCGACTCGCTGGTGGTGGTCGTGCTCAGAGCCTCCTCAAGGTGACGGGAGACAGTCATTTTAAAGACACTGGCGACAGTGTTTGTGACGTGATCCACAACAGCATGAAGAAGGTAAAGTTTCAAATATCGCCATCTAAAAGATCGTTAGTAGAGCCTGCACCTGAATCGAATTCTGGAAATCAGGACGAAGTTGGTGAAGCCACTGAGAAGGCCAGGTTACAGCAATCACCCAGGAAGGCATCACGGAAACCCAAGAGTCATCTTAAGGACACTCGTGACAGTGTTTGTGACCTGGCCCAGAGCACCACAAAGAAGGCAAAGTTGCAAACATCACCACCTGAGAGGGCGTCAAGGAAAAGTGCACCCAAGTCAAATGCTGCAAGCCGCGATGAAGTTGGTGTTATGGCCAGTGAGAAGGTAAATTTGCGGCAATCACGCAGGAAGACATTACAAAAACCGGGCAGTCATCTTAACGACGCTGGTGATAATGTTCGTGACCAAGCCTGTagcagcacaaacaaggcaaagttGCAAATATTGCCCCCTGATAGGGTGTCGGGAAAGCCTGTGCGTGAGTCGAACGCTACAAAGCGCGATGAAGTTGGCGATGTGGCCAGTGAGGAAGCCAAGTCGCAGCAGTCATCTGGGAAGGTGTCCCAAAAACTCAACAGTCATCATAGAGATACTGGTGACAATCTTCGTGACTCTGCCCGTAGTAGCACAAAGAAGGCAACGTTAAAAACGTCACCACCTAACAACTTGTTGGGACAAGGTGCACTGAAGCCAAACACTCATAGCTGTGATGAAGTTTGCAATACGACTAACGAGAAGGCCAAGCTGCAAGAATCACTTGGAAAAGTATCACAGAAACCCCTACTTAGGTCAAGCTCTGAAAGTCCTGTTAAAGTTGAAAATCCAGCCCAGAAGAGTAAGCCACAGTTGTGCAAGACTAATCGGGTGCTACGTCGACGAGTGACTAAGGTGGGCATTCAAAGCTCTGGTGACGATGACGCAGCCTGTCACAGGAAGTCAAACTTGCAGAACTCACCTGGAAAAGCATCACGGAAATCTGTGCTTAATTCAACTCCTGAAAAATCTAATGTAGACGATGCAACCTGCAGCAAAAAGGCAAAGTTGCGACAGTCGCGCTCTAAGGTGCTACGAGAGCCTGTGCTCAATTTAGAGGCTGAAGATTCTAATGTTCCTGACGATACAGCATGCAACCTAAAGGAAACAATATATAGATCACATGACAAGTTACTACAGGACCCTAAGCTGAAATCAGATCAGAAAGAGTCCAGTGATTCAAATAATCCACCCCACAGCAAAAAGGCAAGGTTGCTGAGATCTGCTCATAGGGTGCCACCGAAGCTCATGCTAAAGTCGGATACCGAAGACTCAACCGACGTTGACGACCCGGATTACAAAGAAAAGGCAAAGTTACTCAACTTGTCCAGTGGAATTCTGCGGGAACGTCTTTTGGAGTCGGACACCGACGACTCCAACGACCCAACTTGGGAAGAGAATACAAAATGGCCGAGGTCGTCCACAGGGATGCCACAAAAGACCACGCTAAGGTCAAATGCTGAATCTGGTCAAAACGCGTTGTCGAGACAGCCTAAGAAGAAGAAAGGTAGAGGACCCGGCAGACCTAAGAAAAAGGTCTGGCGAGGCAGCGTTTCTGTGATTCACAAAccttgtgaagaagaaaggaacACACAAGCTGTGAAAGGTTGCAAGGAAACACCCAAGACGGTCATGACGAGCTCGAACTCCACCCAGCAGGCAGAGAGGCAAGTTGAAGAACCTTACCGTGAAACAAGGATCTTTGCACCACAATTTAGAAGACCTGT TTGCAAAAGGCTGCGTGAAAAGTGCTCCGTGACGGGATGCCCGCATGCCGACGAAGCACAGAGCCCCACCGGCCTTTGGCTGTTTGCACTCCCTGACAAAACGAACGAAGCGGAACTTTATTCCGAGTGGCTGCGGCATGTGCCCATTGACGATAGTATCAACAGGCCGCTAAGTCCACGTGTGTGCTTCAAGCACTTCGACTCAAAGAAGCACTTTGTGTCAATGAAGCATCGCATTTTAGGACTAAGGCTAGACGCTGTCCCGATCAACGTGTTGCAACCCTTGAAAAGCACAAATGGCAGTCCGGCCAACGCATTTCGTCGTTCGCCCAAACAGTGCACTTCAGGTGCCAACCTTGAGCAAGCCAGCACATCGACAACTGGTGTGAGACAGAAGCCGTGGTCTATGACAGCTTCCAGAAAAAAGCGGAAATCGCAGTCCGCCACTTGTGCCACTGTGATGCAGGAGCCGCAATCTTTGACATCAGCTGGCGTTGCAGAAGAACCTCAATCCACAACAGCTGCAGCCGCGCAGGAGTTGCAGCCTCCAACTACTCCAGTTGTGGGGCAGGAGTCGAAGTGCGAGACTTCTGCCGATGTAGGTGTCGAGTGTCATTCAGTAACACCTTCTGGAGCAGCACACAAATTGCAGTCAATGACTGCCAGTGCACTTATTGCTATGGTGCAGGAGCAACGGTCCATGACTCCTGTGGATGACAGTTCGGTGTCTCAGCCTGTGAAAACGAATGAAGAAGCAACGAAATTGCAGTCCACTACAACTACCACAATTATTCAGCAACAACATTCTATGACTTCTGCTGCTGTTACAGCAGAAGCTCAGTGTTTAATGGCTGGTGGAGTAGCACAGGAATCGCAGCCCGTAGCTACTTCTATCATGGGGCAGGAGTTGCAGTCTTTGAGTTCTGCGGATGCCACTTCGAAATCTAAGCCTGTGGGGACTGAAGAAGCACAGAATTTGCACTCTACCATTAGTGCCACCATTGCACGGAAATCCCAGTCTGTGACTCTAGCTGATGTTGGGGCAGAAACTCAGCCAATGATGACTGCTGGAGTAGGACAAGGATCACAGTGCACATGTGCTGCTTCTGTAGTGCAGGCATTGCAATCCACAACTTTTGACTGTGATGTCAATTTGCAGTCTCAGCCTGTGGCAATCGACAAACTAGTGCAGAAATCGTGGACCGCTATTACTGCCTCAGGCGCAGAGGAATCCCACTGTACTACTTCAGCTAATGTCACAGCAGAAACTGAGTCCAAGATTGCTGAAGTAACACAGGAATTACAGCCCACAGGTACTGCTATAATGGTGCAGGAGTCGCTATGCATGGCTTTCGAAAATGTCAGTTCCGAGCCTCCGGCCGTGGAAACTGATGGAGAAACCCAGAAATTAGAGACCGCTATTAACAGCGCACTGGTGCAGGAACTGCATTCTGTTGCTTCAGCTGATATCGCAGCTCAAACTTTGTCAATGATGTCTGCTGGAGTAGCACGAAAATCACAGTCCACAGCTGCCAGTGGGGCAGCTGTGGACTGTGATCAACACAGCAAAGGTAGCTGTGAATCACAGTCCACAGCTACCTTTGCTGATCAGGGTGTGGAGTCTCGGTCAACAGAAGCAGCTGGAACAGCAAACGGATCACAGTGCACAACTGGTGCTGCCATGTCTCAGGAGCCGGAGTCCATGGATTTAGTGAATACTCCGGTAGAAACAGAGTCCACACCAGCCACTGGAGCAGCAAAGGCTGACCTGTCCACTGTTTCTACCACCACAGAGTTACTGTCTACAACTACTTCATCCGTGATGGAAGCACTACAGTCAGCGCTACCCGATATTGCAGCAGAAGTGCGAAAATCACAGTCCACATTTGCTGCTCTTACAGGATTACAGTCTGCAACTGCTACTTCTATAAAGCAGAAGCCACAGTCCGTGACTATTCCCGATGCCATTGTGGAGTCTCAGTTTGTGACAGCAGCTGGAACAGCACAAGAATCACAGCGCACTACTAGTGATGCCATTATTCAGGAGCATGACTTCATGGCTTTAGGCAAAGTTGCAGCAGAAACGGAATCTATAATGGCTGCTGTAGCAGCACAGGCTGTGCCATCCACTGCTTTTGCCACCACCGAGTTACATTCTACAACTACTTCTTCCACGATGGAAGCGATACAGTCTGCACTGCCCGATGTTTCAACACAAGTGCTGGTCATGACCACTGCTTCAGAAGTGCAGAAATCACCGTCCACATTTGCTGCTCTTGCAGAATTACAGTCTGCAACTGCTACTTCTATAAAGCAGAAGCCACAGTCTGTGACTATTTCTGATGCCATTGTGGAGTCTCAGTTCGTGACAGCAGCTGGAACAGCACAAGAATCACAGCGCACTACTACTGATGCCATGATTAAGGTGCCAGACTTCATGGCTTTAGCCAAAGTTGCAGCAGAAGCGGAATCTATAACGGCTGCTGTAGCAGCACAGGCTGTGCCATCCACTGCTTCTGCCACCACCGAGTTACATTCTACAACTACTTCTTCCACGATGGAAGCGATACAGCCTGCACTACCCGATGTCGCAGCAGAAGTGCTGGTCGTGACTACTGCTTCAGAAGTGCAACAATCACCGTCCGCGTTTGCTGCTGTTACAGGATTACAGTCTGCAACTGCTACTTCTATAAAGCAGAAGCCACAGTCTGTGACTATTCCTGATGCCATTGTGGAGTCTCAGTTCGTGACAGCAGCTGGAACAGCACAAGAATCACAGCGCACTGCTAGTGATGCCATGATTCAGGAGCCTAACTTCATGGCTTTAGCCAAAGTTGCAGCAGAAACGGAATCTGTAACGGCTGCTGTAGCAGCACAGGCTGTGCCATCCACTGCTTCTGCCACCACCGAGTTACATTCTACAACTACTTCTTTCACGATGGAAGTGATACAGTCGGCACTACCCTATGTGGCAGCAGAAGTGCAGGTCGTGACCACTGCTCTAGAAGGACAAAAATCACAGTCCACATGTGCTGCTGTCTCAGGATTAGCGTCTGCAACTGCTACTTCTATAAAGCAGAAGCCACAGTCAGTGACTATTCCCGAGGccattgtggagtctcaattcgTGACAGCAGCTGGAATAGCACAAGAATCACAGCGCACTACTAGTGATGCCATGATTAAGGAGCCAGACTTCATGGCTTTAGCCAAAGTTGCAGCAGAAGCGGAATCTATAACGGCTGCTGTAGCAGCACAGGCTGTGCCATCCACTGCTTCTGCCACCACTGAGTTACATTCTACAACTACTTCTTCCACGATGGAAGCGATACAGCCTGCACTACCCGATGTCGCAGCAGAAGTGCTGGTCGTGACCACTGCTTCAGAAGTGCAACAATCACCGTCCGCATTTGCTGCTGTTACAGGATTAGCGTCTGCAACTGCTACTTCTATAAAGCAGAAGCCACAGTCAGTGACTATTCCCGATGccattgtggagtctcaattcgTGACAGCAGCTGGAATAGCACAAGAATCACAGCGCACTACTAGTGATGCCATAATTAAGGAGCCAGACTTCATGGCTTTAGCCAAAGTTGCAGCAGAAGCGGAATCTATAACGGCTGCTGTAGCAGCACAGGCTGTGCCATCCACTGCTTCTGCCACCACTGAGTTACATTCTACAACTACTACTTCCACAATGGAAGCGATACAGTCGGCACTACCCTATGTGGCAGCAGAAGTGCAGGTCGTGACCACTGCTCTAGAAGGACAAAAATCACAGTCCACATGTTCTGCTGTCTCAGGATTAGCGTCTGCAACTGCTACTTCTATAAAGCAGGGGCCACAGTCTGTGACTGTTGCTGATGTCACTGTGAAGTCTCAGTCTGTGACTGCAGCCGTAACAACTCAAGAAGCACGGTGCATCACAAGTGATGCCATGATTCAGACGCCACAATCTATGGCTTTAGGGAAGGTTGCAGTAAAAACCAAGTCCATAACTGCTGCTGTAGCAGCACAGGCTGTACCACACACCGCTTCTGCCACCATCGAGTCAAGCCCAACAACTACTGCTACTGTGAGAAAATCACCACAGTCCACACTGCCTGATGCAGCAGATGTGCAGATTATGACCACTCATCCAGAAGTAGAAGAATCACGATTTACAGCTACTGCGGCCACGGGATTACAGTCCGTAATGGCTACTTCTATGAAGCGGAAACCACAGTCTGGGACTGTTGTTGATGGTGACATGGACTCTGTAAGAGCTTCTGGAGCAGCACGAGAATCACAGTCTGCCATGATGAAAGAGCCACAGCTTCAGGCATTATCTGATGTTCTAGCAAGCACTCTCACTATCACTGCTGCTCCAAAAGCATGTAAAACAGAATCATCAACTGCTGCTGCCATGGTGCAAGAGCCAGGTTCGGTGACTCTCAGAGATATCATTATTGAGCCTAAGATGGTTATAGCTCCGAGAGTTGCGCAGGAATCGCACTACATGACCATCAGTGGCGTAGATTTGAAGACTGCAACCACTGTGGTCAAGAAGCAGAAGTTGCAGCCCACGACTTTCGCTGATCTCGGTGCAGAATTTCAGTCTAGAAATGCTGCTCAAGCAGCAAAAAAGCCACAGTCTGCAGCAGTCACTGCTATGAAACCAGATTTAACTACCGTTTCCACGCAGCAGAAGCTTAAGGTATTAGTTGCCGTTCCAGAGCCTCAGTCTGCACCCGCCATTCATGTGGGGTGCAAATCGCAATCCAGAACTGTTGCTCCTGCAGTAAAGAAAATTATAGGTGGACAGAAATCGCAGTCTACAACAACCGTTGGCATTATAGACGAACTCGAGTCGGTGGCTGTACTTGGCAGCGAACACAAATTTCAGACTACAGTGGGAATAGGAAGGGGAAAGGAGTGTGAGGCCCTGTGTGTTGTTGACACAGTGGAAACATTGCCGACTGCAACCGCTGTTTTTGCCGAGTCAGAGTTGCAGGGCCCAAATTCCATCAGCCTTACAACAATGTTGGCAGCAGACAGTAAATCGAAATCTAAAGCCAAGTTTCGTTTTCATTTTCCTGATTCGTGTGAGAAATTGGAGGCAGAAGAGCAGAATGTTGGTCATGTTCCCACAAGCCTGGCATCTGCGAGAACAGAGAGTCTCGAGAAATCAACCGATCGTGATCCCGCAGACATCACAGAGCTTATTCATCTAACAGATGACAGAAACCCTGGACCAGATATGCCCTCAGAAAGCCCGACAGAGAAATCCATGCAGGCCACCAGTGTGTCAGACAAGCTGGTGGAACAGGCCGAAGAAATTGCTTGCTACTTGGCCACTCACAGTCCTGTTGATTTTATGGACGAAAGCACTGTTAGCGTTTGTGAAAGCCCGTTATGCAGCAGTGACTGTGATGATGAGAATATCGGCAAGCACGTCATGTCTATTCCAAATGAACCACTAATTCCTTTGACTCAAAACGTTTCTATGGCCAATGCTGAGATTTCAGACACTGTGCCTAACAAATTGCTAGAATTTGACCTACGGACACAGCAACAAGCATTGAAGAAGGCTGTAGCGTCATCTCGAGCTACACAGAAGTTCTCTGCAAATAGGCCCACCGATACCAATGAGAGGATGGTGCAACGAGGAACAAACGCTGACATTGAAAGGGATCATCCGGCTCCTCCTCGTCTCGTTGGCAGtcgtgcaagcagtgcttccacTGGTGCACTCCACGCAGCTCTAGAGAAGCCACCCGCATCAGACGTACGAACAGAGGCACCGCTTCCTAGAGAAATCGTAGTGCCCAGCGCAGCCGCACTCAGTCGCAGTCTCAGTAACCTCGCCAACTCTAGAAACCGTGCGATAGAGGGAAACCAACGCGGCAGCGTTTGTGCAAAAGGGATGCAGCGTTTCTCTCTGCAGAGCTGTAGCAGTGCCCAAGAGGGCGACAGACACGTCTCGAGCCGTGCTGTCAGTGCACCTGTTAGAAATACCGCAATTGATGAGAACGGCCGGGCGGCTGCTTCAGTGGAACCCAGTGCATCGTGTTCCGAGCCTGCCAGGCGACACCGTCTGGACTTGCCTGGCAGGAGCAGTGCCGTTGGAGCCGAGAAAGTCCAATCGATGAAGGCTCCCTCTGCGGGTCACTTGTTCCATCCTTCTCAAGGAAGGTATGTTCTCAAGCAAGAAGTTTTGCAAGGCGGAGACGAGCTCGGCATGAGCGCGGTTTTCTGCACGGTTCTGTGGGTCCCCACAGGCAGCGGTGCCAAAACGTAG